AGCCACCACCAACTTCCTCCTCCCTCCACACGCGCAGACAGACAAACACACACCAGCACGCTCACTGTGTGTCCgcctatacatatatatatatagtatagatatacaCGCCCACATATGTCTCCTCCTCTTAATTGTTCCACTTATAGTAATTAAGCACCTAAACCCAGCTTAAATTTGCAGCTATGAGTTCCTTCTCCTCCCTTCAACCCACCACCACGCCGCCGCCGCCCGCCGCCACGCGCACCTCCCTCCTTCCTTACCACTGTGCCCACCAATTGTCTTTCTCTTCCTTTCCAGCCCAGCGACTCCATTCCGGCCGCCGTCACCGCTTCCGGGTCCGCGCAATTGATGCCGCTCAGCCCTATGACTATGAGGCCCACCTCGTCAACCGCTTCACTCAATCCACCAAGTTGAAAATCGCTATTGTTGGGTTTGGGAACTTCGGTCAATTCCTGGCGAAGGCGTTCGTTCGCCAGGGACACACGGTTTACGCGCATTCGCGATCTAATTACCAGTCTATCGCTCAATCGCTCGGCGCCGCCTTCTTCTCCGATCTCCACGACCTCTGCGAGCAGCACCCGGACGTCATCCTCATTTGTACGTCTATCATTTCGACTGAATCAGTGCTCAGAGCTATGCCCCTCCAGCGCTTAAGGAGGAACACGCTGTTTGTTGATGTTCTGTCGGTCAAAGAATTCCCGaagaatattttcattcaacatCTTCCCAACCATTTCGATATTCTCTGCACTCACCCGATGTTCGGGCCGGAGAGTGGGAAACACAGCTGGCAGAATTTGCCCTTTGTGTTTGATAAAGTGAGGATTGGGGATGAGGAGTCGAGGGTCGCCAGGGTAGAGGCTTTCTTGGATATTTTCAAGAAGGAAGGGTGTACTATGGTGGAGATGACTTGTGCCGAGCACGATAAGTACGCAGCGGGATCGCAGTTTATTACACACACGATGGGTAGGATCCTTGAGAAGTTGGAGTTGGAGAGTACTCCGATTAATACCAAGGGGTACGAGACTTTGTTGAATTTGGTGGAGAATACGGCTAGTGATAGTTTTGACCTGTATTATGGGCTTTTTATGTATAACAAGAATGCGATGGAGCAGCTGGAAAGGTTGGATTTGGCATTTGAGGCGTTGAAGAAGGAGTTATTTGGACACTTGCATGAGGTATTGAGGAAGCAGTTGTTTGGGAAGGCAGAGGAGGGAGGCTTTCGGAGGCCCATGCTGGCTAAATTGCCGAAGAATGGGACTCCATTGTTGCCACCTCAATCAGAGACTTTGAGCAACAAGAGCAATTAGATGATTTCTGTTGTATTAGGTATGCACCTGTCTTTCCAACATGATACCTTGATTGAAGGGATTTGTTCTTTGGCCTTATTGTGAGTGAAAAcaatgaaattaattgatgCATCGATATAATCAATCTATTTGTATAGCTTCCCTGTCTTGATTGaataatgcaaaataaaatggagTAGGTATTCTTGGGTCTTTTTAAGTGCATCACATATGCTGGAACGATCAATTTCAAAGTATAGGATGCGAGACAGATTTGGTACTCTTCTATGTTATTGATAAATAAGGTTAAAGTTGCTTCTGTATCCATATAACAAATGCGTTCATGCCAAATATAACCACTTGCTTGATGCATACAAACAGGGGAgtgaactataatttttaattttctattctcCAAAGCCATGtaatattaagaaaatgatGTATGGCAATAAAGCTAAATGAAAGAAGTGGAAAGAGAAATTGATATTGCTAGTGCATTTGGAA
This Sesamum indicum cultivar Zhongzhi No. 13 linkage group LG5, S_indicum_v1.0, whole genome shotgun sequence DNA region includes the following protein-coding sequences:
- the LOC105162242 gene encoding arogenate dehydrogenase 2, chloroplastic-like; this translates as MSSFSSLQPTTTPPPPAATRTSLLPYHCAHQLSFSSFPAQRLHSGRRHRFRVRAIDAAQPYDYEAHLVNRFTQSTKLKIAIVGFGNFGQFLAKAFVRQGHTVYAHSRSNYQSIAQSLGAAFFSDLHDLCEQHPDVILICTSIISTESVLRAMPLQRLRRNTLFVDVLSVKEFPKNIFIQHLPNHFDILCTHPMFGPESGKHSWQNLPFVFDKVRIGDEESRVARVEAFLDIFKKEGCTMVEMTCAEHDKYAAGSQFITHTMGRILEKLELESTPINTKGYETLLNLVENTASDSFDLYYGLFMYNKNAMEQLERLDLAFEALKKELFGHLHEVLRKQLFGKAEEGGFRRPMLAKLPKNGTPLLPPQSETLSNKSN